A section of the Xiphias gladius isolate SHS-SW01 ecotype Sanya breed wild chromosome 8, ASM1685928v1, whole genome shotgun sequence genome encodes:
- the lrrc29 gene encoding F-box/LRR-repeat protein 14 isoform X2 gives MSRSLLLEVGLCLGSKLESLALPGSSITEASLLALLPRLTSLRRLDLRGLDSLFMSGAFLSREEHRQQVRLALSGLEELDLSDLRYLSDLTFSRLTGCTPRLCRLSLAGCHIAFEFDPYRGCPVGAVEDSSALLSLRNLRRLLTEQKSTLVALDLSRTSITPESLRTIAQVQDLVLEELCLHGCKELTDYSVEVLVKHQPCLQRLDISACTELTSRSVEAIAQGLKSLTNLSLSHDWRITEKGLADLLSVSSLRSLDLSECLHVSGTEIVKGLTGPDAARAQLEMLSLKSCTYIRDLAVFSLTQVLGETLCELDLTSCVNVTDLSVRAISTYLQRLVVLRLGWCKEVTDWGLLGIVETTRCEPDEETGDKGPRFTRTFGNMGFFKPPRLPFEERPKLVTQNDLEQFKRQAGASLLALNQLQELDLSACSKLTDSSITQVVRHPDLHRLSLSMLPEITDASLASVAWHCRSLTSLGLSHCPGISDRGVAQAAPYLHRLQHLYLSCCNNITDRSLSLLVQHCKRLRTLDISRCKNISVTTMDLLQSQLPFLENVHYKFIGGADLTLTL, from the exons GTGGGTCTGTGTCTGGGCTCTAAACTGGAGAGCCTGGCCCTGCCTGGTAGCAGCATAACAGAGGCCTCTCTGCTGGCCCTCCTTCCTCGCCTCACCTCCCTCCGCAGGCTGGACCTCAGGGGCCTGGACAGCCTCTTCATGTCCGGAGCTTTCCTCTCCAGGGAAGAGCACAGACAGCAG GTCAGGTTAGCTCTGTCTGGTCTGGAGGAGCTGGACCTGTCCGACCTGCGCTACCTTTCTGACCTGACCTTTAGTCGGCTCACCGGCTGCACCCCGCGCCTCTGCCGGCTCTCGCTGGCCGGCTGCCATATTGCTTTCGAGTTTGACCCCTATCGAGGGTGCCCGGTGGGAGCTGTTGAGGACTCCTCAGCATTACTGTCACTGAGGAACTTGAGGAGGTTGTTAACAGAGCAGAAATCCACCCTTGTAGCTCTGGACCTCAGCAGAACCTCCATCACCCCTGAGTCACTACGCACTATTGCACAG GTTCAGGATTTGGTCTTGGAGGAACTGTGTCTGCATGGCTGTAAGGAGCTGACCGACTACTCAGTGGAGGTTCTGGTGAAGCACCAGCCATGCCTTCAGAGACTGGACATCAGTGCCTGCACTGAGCTGACCAGCAGGTCTGTAGAGGCCATAGCACAGGGCCTAAAGTCACTGACAAACCTCTCCTTGTCCCACGACTGGAGGATCACTGAAAAAG GCCTCGCTGACCTGCTGTCTGTGTCGTCCCTGAGGAGTCTGGATCTGTCCGAGTGTCTGCACGTAAGCGGAACAGAGATAGTGAAGGGCTTGACGGGGCCCGATGCTGCCAGAGCACAGCTGGAGATGCTCAGCCTCAAGAGCTGCACCTACATTAGG GATCTTGCGGTTTTCTCTCTGACCCAAGTTCTTGGGGAAACTCTCTGTGAGTTGGACCTGACCTCATGCGTCAATGTGACTGACCTGTCTGTGCGCGCTATCTCCACCTACCTGCAGAGGCTGGTAGTTCTGCGGCTCGGCTGGTGCAAGGAAGTCACAGACTGGGGTTTGCTAGGGATAGTGGAAACAACCAGGTGTGAGCCTGACGAGGAGACG GGAGACAAGGGCCCCAGGTTCACCCGGACCTTCGGCAACATGGGCTTCTTCAAGCCTCCTCGTCTGCCTTTTGAGGAGCGACCCAAGCTGGTGACACAGAATGACCTGGAGCAATTCAAACGGCAGGCTGGGGCTTCACTTTTAGCTCTCAACCAGCTGCAGGAGCTGGACCTCTCTGCCTGCTCCAAACTCACTGACAGCAGCATCACACAG GTGGTGCGCCACCCTGACCTCCACCGTCTGTCCCTCTCCATGCTGCCAGAGATCACTGACGCCAGCTTGGCGTCTGTAGCCTGGCACTGCCGCAGCCTCACCAGTCTGGGTCTCAGCCACTGCCCGGGTATCAGTGACCGCGGAGTGGCACAGGCTGCGCCTTACCTCCACAGACTCCAGCATCTCTACCTCTCCTGTTGTAATAACATCACGGACAG ATCCTTGTCCCTCCTGGTGCAGCACTGTAAGCGTCTGAGAACACTCGACATCTCAAGGTGCAAAAACATCTCCGTAACCACAATGGACCTCCTTCAATCACAGCTGCCCTTCTTGGAAAATGTCCACTATAAATTTATAGGTGGGGCTGACCTTACTCTAACACTCTGA
- the e2f4 gene encoding transcription factor E2F4 isoform X2 has translation MMELESASNRGELGAVGDSLQPPTPSRHEKSLGLLTTKFVTLLQEAKDGVLDLKAAADTLAVRQKRRIYDITNVLEGIGLIEKKSKNSIQWKGVGPGCNTREIADKLIDLKAELDDLALREHELDQQRVWVQQSIKNVTDDSNNSPMAYVKHEDLCGAFKGDTLLAIRAPIGTQLEVPIPEAVLNGQRKYQIRLKSLSGPIEVLLVNKDPSSASPVVLPVPPPDDVLQNLPAPTPTSQPTTAASQVPKAAAATSTKPGPATTSTAAANQTVSVTEVTSTTPLTPTTDTPATVTQQLQSSALLDGSASSSASAVFEPIKSDPSELLDFPKELSDMFDPTKEIMSGDLLEDLMSSEVFSPLLRLSPPPSDHDYIYNLDETEGLCDLFDVPILNL, from the exons ATGATGGAGCTGGAGTCGGCCAGTAACAGAGGCGAACTGGGAGCAGTGGGGGACTCGCTGCAGCCACCAACCCCGAGCAGGCACGAAAAGAGCCTGGGACTGCTAACCACCAAGTTTGTGACTTTACTACAGGAGGCGAAGGACGGAGTGCTGGATCTAAAAGCT GCTGCAGACACCTTGGCAGTTCGACAGAAACGACGTATTTACGATATCACTAATGTGCTGGAGGGAATTGGACTGATAGAGAAGAAGTCCAAGAACAGTATCCAATGGAA gGGTGTAGGTCCAGGTTGTAACACCAGGGAGATAGCTGATAAGCTGATTGATCTGAAGGCAGAGCTAGATGATCTGGCTCTCAGGGAACATGAGCTGGACCAGCAGAGAGTCTGGGTCCAACAGAGCATCAAGAACGTCACAGATGACTCCAACAACAGCCC TATGGCATATGTAAAACATGAAGACCTCTGTGGAGCTTTCAAag GTGACACACTCCTAGCGATTCGCGCTCCCATTGGCACACAACTAGAGGTCCCCATACCAGAAGCT gtCCTCAACGGGCAAAGAAAATACCAGATCCGTCTCAAGAGTTTATCTGGTCCTATCGAGGTTTTGCTGGTCAATAAGGACCCGTCCAGTGCCTCTCCTGTTGTGTTGCCCGTCCCTCCTCCAGATGACGTCCTTCAGAACCTCCCTGCACCAACACCTACCTCCCAGCCGACCACTGCTGCCTCCCAG GTCCCCAAAGCAGCTGCAGCCACATCTACAAAACCTGGTCCTGCCacaacatcaacagcagcagccaaccAGACAGTCTCAGTGACAG aagtGACAAGCACCACGCCACTCACCCCAACAACAGATACACCTGCTACAGTCActcagcagcttcagtcctctGCCTTGTTGGATGGATCTGCATCCTCTTCTGCCTCTGCAGTATTTGAACCAATTAAGTCGGATCCCTCTGAAT TGCTGGACTTTCCCAAAGAGCTCTCAGACATGTTTGATCCAACAAAAG AGATCATGAGTGGAGATTTGTTGGAAGACCTGATGTCATCAGAAG TGTTCTCACCTCTCCTCCGGCTGTCCCCTCCACCCAGCGACCACGACTACATATACAACCTGGATGAGACAGAAGGCCTGTGTGACCTCTTTGACGTCCCCATTCTCAACCTCTGA
- the e2f4 gene encoding transcription factor E2F4 isoform X1, protein MMELESASNRGELGAVGDSLQPPTPSRHEKSLGLLTTKFVTLLQEAKDGVLDLKAAADTLAVRQKRRIYDITNVLEGIGLIEKKSKNSIQWKGVGPGCNTREIADKLIDLKAELDDLALREHELDQQRVWVQQSIKNVTDDSNNSPMAYVKHEDLCGAFKGDTLLAIRAPIGTQLEVPIPEAVLNGQRKYQIRLKSLSGPIEVLLVNKDPSSASPVVLPVPPPDDVLQNLPAPTPTSQPTTAASQVPKAAAATSTKPGPATTSTAAANQTVSVTGGGGRQGFKVTSTTPLTPTTDTPATVTQQLQSSALLDGSASSSASAVFEPIKSDPSELLDFPKELSDMFDPTKEIMSGDLLEDLMSSEVFSPLLRLSPPPSDHDYIYNLDETEGLCDLFDVPILNL, encoded by the exons ATGATGGAGCTGGAGTCGGCCAGTAACAGAGGCGAACTGGGAGCAGTGGGGGACTCGCTGCAGCCACCAACCCCGAGCAGGCACGAAAAGAGCCTGGGACTGCTAACCACCAAGTTTGTGACTTTACTACAGGAGGCGAAGGACGGAGTGCTGGATCTAAAAGCT GCTGCAGACACCTTGGCAGTTCGACAGAAACGACGTATTTACGATATCACTAATGTGCTGGAGGGAATTGGACTGATAGAGAAGAAGTCCAAGAACAGTATCCAATGGAA gGGTGTAGGTCCAGGTTGTAACACCAGGGAGATAGCTGATAAGCTGATTGATCTGAAGGCAGAGCTAGATGATCTGGCTCTCAGGGAACATGAGCTGGACCAGCAGAGAGTCTGGGTCCAACAGAGCATCAAGAACGTCACAGATGACTCCAACAACAGCCC TATGGCATATGTAAAACATGAAGACCTCTGTGGAGCTTTCAAag GTGACACACTCCTAGCGATTCGCGCTCCCATTGGCACACAACTAGAGGTCCCCATACCAGAAGCT gtCCTCAACGGGCAAAGAAAATACCAGATCCGTCTCAAGAGTTTATCTGGTCCTATCGAGGTTTTGCTGGTCAATAAGGACCCGTCCAGTGCCTCTCCTGTTGTGTTGCCCGTCCCTCCTCCAGATGACGTCCTTCAGAACCTCCCTGCACCAACACCTACCTCCCAGCCGACCACTGCTGCCTCCCAG GTCCCCAAAGCAGCTGCAGCCACATCTACAAAACCTGGTCCTGCCacaacatcaacagcagcagccaaccAGACAGTCTCAGTGACAGGTGGGGGGGGGCGTCAAGGGTTCA aagtGACAAGCACCACGCCACTCACCCCAACAACAGATACACCTGCTACAGTCActcagcagcttcagtcctctGCCTTGTTGGATGGATCTGCATCCTCTTCTGCCTCTGCAGTATTTGAACCAATTAAGTCGGATCCCTCTGAAT TGCTGGACTTTCCCAAAGAGCTCTCAGACATGTTTGATCCAACAAAAG AGATCATGAGTGGAGATTTGTTGGAAGACCTGATGTCATCAGAAG TGTTCTCACCTCTCCTCCGGCTGTCCCCTCCACCCAGCGACCACGACTACATATACAACCTGGATGAGACAGAAGGCCTGTGTGACCTCTTTGACGTCCCCATTCTCAACCTCTGA
- the elmo3 gene encoding engulfment and cell motility protein 3, whose translation MPQQKDIVKIAIQMPGAYPQLIQLDQKKPLSAVIKEVCDGWNLPGPENYALQYADGVQTYITESNRLDIKNGCILRLTKAPGRCAEDLFKGIQSSDSGVRCDSLKELASVSTDVTFAQEFISRDGHLLLVKIVEESNESNVIMTHTLTGFMELMDHGIVSWENLSSVFIKKIASFVNAKPTDASIQQVSLDILESMVLSSHSLFLQVKHEVTMERLIAHLQVTNQQIQTKAMALLMALLQTAGDSDKQDMFAFLNKKNLRQYIYKNIIHSSGSVQDEMAHYLYVLQSVTLNHLEPRMRTPLDCYSQEQRDILHSLRQAAFETESENSLSHERRRSLCAKEFKKLGFSNNSNPGQDLVRTPPGLLALDTMFYFASRYPDAYSRFVLENSSREDKHECPFARSSIQLTLILCEILRIGEPPSETGSDYHPIFFSQDRLMEELFCVCIQLLNKTWKEMRATQEDFDKVMQVVREQITRTLSSKPTSLELFKNKVNALNYSEILKLRQTERLHQEETLAPPVLELKERLKPELLELIRQQRLNRLCQGTMFRKISSRRRQDKLWYCRLSPNHKMLHYGDVEEDTDNPPIETLQEKIPVADIKGLLTGKDCPHMKEHKGKQNKEVLDLAFSITYDVEEYSLNFIAPSRTDFCLWTDGLSVLLGREMSSESMRSELEILLSMEIKLRLLDLENVPIPDSAPVVPKPPSNYNFCYDFSQTEQ comes from the exons ATGCCACAGCAGAAGGACATAGTGAAGATAGCCATCCAGATGCCTGGGGCCTACCCCCAGCTCATACAACTGGACCag AAAAAGCCTCTGTCTGCTGTAATAAAGGAGGTGTGTGATGG ctggaATCTCCCAGGTCCAGAGAACTACGCTCTGCAGTATGCTGATGGAGTGCAGACATACATCACTGAATCA AATCGTCTGGACATTAAGAATGGCTGCATTCTGCGTCTCACCAAGGCACCG GGTCGCTGTGCAGAGGACTTGTTCAAGGGCATCCAAAGCTCAGACTCAGGCGTGCGCTGCGATTCGCTGAAGGAACTGGCGAGCGTTTCCACAGACGTGACTTTTGCTCAGGAATTCATCAGCCGAGACGGACACCTCTTATTGGTCAAGATAGTAGAGGAATCTAATGA GAGTAATGTGATCATGACCCACACACTGACAGGCTTCATGGAACTGATGGATCACGGGATAGTTTCTTGGGAGAACCTTTCATCTGTCTTCATCAAGAAG aTTGCCAGCTTTGTCAACGCCAAGCCGACCGATGCATCAATACAGCAGGTGTCCTTGGACATCCTGGAGAGCATGGTGTTGAGCAGTCACAGCCTCTTCCTGCAGGTCAAACATGAAGTCACCATGGAGAGGCTTATTGCTCACCTTCAGGT GACAAATCAGCAGATACAGACCAAAGCCATGGCCCTACTCATGGCCCTACTACAGACAGCCGGAGACTCAGACAAACAG GATATGTTTGCATTCCTGAATAAGAAGAATCTCCGTCAGTACATTTATAAG AACATCATCCATAGTTCTGGTTCAGTCCAGGATGAGATGGCCCACTACCTCTATGTCCTACAGTCAGTTACTTTGAATCACCTGGAGCCTCGCATGAGAACCCCACTGGACTGTTACAGCCAG GAGCAAAGAGACATCCTTCACAGTTTGCGGCAGGCAGCATTTGAGACAGAAAGCGAAAATAGTCTGAGCCACGAGAGGCGACGCTCGCTCTGTGCTAAAGAGTTCAAGAAACTGGGTTTCTCT AACAACAGTAACCCTGGTCAGGACTTGGTGCGAACGCCTCCTGGTCTTTTAGCTTTGGACactatgttttattttgcctcACGCTATCCTGATGCCTACAGCAGG TTTGTCCTGGAGAACAGCAGTAGGGAGGATAAACACGAGTGTCCATTTGCCAGGAGCAGCATACAGCTCACACTCATCCTGTGTGAAATTCTTCGTATTGGAGAGCCAC CCTCTGAGACGGGATCGGACTACCATCCCATCTTCTTCAGTCAGGATCGGCTCATGGAGGagcttttctgtgtctgcatCCAGCTGCTCAACAAGACCTGGAAGGAGATGAGAGCCACACAGGAGGACTTTGACAAG GTGATGCAGGTGGTGAGGGAGCAGATCACCAGGACCTTGTCCAGTAAGCCGACCTCCCTGGAGCTCTTCAAGAACAAAGTCAACGCTCTCAACTACAGCGAGATCCTTAAACTGCGGCAGACAGAGCGGCTGCACCAGGAAGAGACTCTTGCTCCACCTGTACT tgAGCTCAAAGAGCGCCTGAAGCCAGAGCTGCTTGAGTTGATCCGCCAGCAGAGACTCAACAGGCTGTGTCAGGGAACGATGTTCAGGAAGATTAGCAGCCGACGCAGACAGG ATAAACTGTGGTACTGCCGCTTGTCACCCAATCACAAAATGCTTCACTACGGCGATGTGGAGGAAGACACGGACAATCCACCAATAGAAACACTTCAAGAGAAGA TTCCAGTAGCAGATATCAAGGGCCTGCTGACAGGAAAAGACTGTCCTCACATGAAAGAGCACAAAGGCAAACAGAACAAG GAGGTGCTGGACCTGGCATTTAGCATCACATATGATGTAGAAGAGTACAGTCTGAACTTCATCGCGCCCTCCAGAACTGAT TTCTGCCTGTGGACAGATGGACTGAGCGTTCTCCTAGGCCGGGAGATGAGTAGTGAATCCATGCGCAGCGAGCTGGAGATCCTCCTCTCTATGGAGATTAAGCTCCGCCTCCTGGACCTTGAGAACGTCCCCATCCCCGACAGCGCGCCCGTCGTTCCCAAACCTCCGAGCAACTACAACTTCTGCTACGACTTCAGCCAGACTGAGCAGTAG